One stretch of Hymenobacter chitinivorans DSM 11115 DNA includes these proteins:
- a CDS encoding SusC/RagA family TonB-linked outer membrane protein, translated as MRQSVRTLRQAVAATLLTALPLAAVEPAQAAESGAETRAAQPADTKISGRVVDDKGEGMPGVTVVVKGTTNGVSTDPDGRFTLTVPDNATLVVSSVGFLTQEVAVGPSTELTIRLAPDTKALDEVVVTGYQTQRKADLTGAVAVVKTDEIKDMASNDVTRNLQGRVPGVQITTDGAPGSAATVRIRGIGTLGNNDPLYVIDGIPTKEGINQINQNDIESIQVLKDASAASIYGSRAGNGVIIITTKKAKKGATRVNFSTFFTAQTPGPHLELLNTLDYGRVYWQAKTNDGGTPNLPYYTFQTHQGPNGQPVLDGVGTTEFIDADKTMRAADTDWFKETQQNALIQSYNLDVSSGGERGGALFSVNYYQNSGTLKYSGFDRMTARLNSDYNFLDGRLKVGENLTLVKSQRAEFDLNLVRDRTTQLPSIVPVHTVDGVGWGGPVSGMSDRDNPLRLLADNEQNRSTTGRAFGNFFADAEIIKGLHLRSSFGIDYSIYKFRQIYKTYKAGFLSEQNNRVTNNERFWGNWVWQNTLNYTVLLGAKHQLDFLAGAERISYYDESSYASRTNFASEDPDYAYLDAGAANKDNGGGATAYRLASSFGKINYSFADKYLLSATLRRDGSSRFGQDKRFGVFPAVSAGWRLSEETFVKNQAAFFSDLKLRAGWGQTGNQDIANFASRGLYQSLLGTFDPNFDYDHGTAYDIYGNDTNLPSGYRRFQRANPGLKWETTTQTNVGVDFGLLENRLSGTVDYFVKNSKDILVNLPFLAVVGEGGDQFVNGASIQNRGWEFLLGYQNELTNGLTYSVTGNLSTYRNELTFLPTEVINAYGGNGQDVTRLGHSISAVYGYVADGLYQNTADVANGPTQVGAAPGRIRYKDLNNDGKVDNFDQTWLTERVPDFSYGLNLGTGFRGFDLQIFLQGVQGLYAYNDAKFRTDFASIASNENWGARLLDAWTPANSGSTIPAATLINNNNEGRSSTYFIENASYLKLRNIQLGYSLPAVLTSKIKLQGVRVYVQGQNLFTLKSQEFTGADPEVTNYQYPLPRVFTTGLNVSF; from the coding sequence ATGAGACAATCCGTACGTACCCTGCGTCAGGCCGTGGCCGCGACGCTGCTCACGGCCCTGCCGCTGGCCGCCGTGGAGCCTGCGCAAGCCGCGGAATCCGGCGCCGAAACCCGCGCCGCCCAGCCCGCCGATACCAAGATTAGTGGCCGCGTCGTCGACGATAAAGGCGAGGGCATGCCCGGCGTAACGGTCGTGGTGAAGGGCACCACCAACGGCGTCTCGACCGACCCCGACGGCCGCTTCACCCTCACCGTACCCGATAATGCCACCCTGGTCGTGTCCTCGGTGGGCTTCCTGACCCAGGAAGTAGCCGTGGGCCCGAGCACCGAGCTGACCATCCGGCTGGCCCCCGATACCAAGGCCCTGGACGAAGTAGTGGTGACCGGCTACCAGACCCAGCGCAAGGCCGACCTGACCGGGGCCGTGGCCGTCGTCAAGACCGACGAAATCAAGGATATGGCTTCCAACGACGTGACCCGCAACCTGCAGGGCCGGGTGCCGGGCGTGCAAATCACGACCGACGGGGCACCGGGCAGCGCGGCCACCGTGCGCATCCGCGGCATCGGCACGCTCGGCAACAACGACCCGCTCTACGTCATCGACGGCATCCCGACCAAGGAAGGCATCAACCAGATCAACCAGAACGACATCGAGAGCATCCAGGTGCTCAAAGACGCGTCGGCGGCCAGCATCTACGGTTCCCGGGCCGGCAACGGGGTGATTATCATCACCACCAAAAAGGCCAAGAAAGGTGCCACCCGGGTTAATTTCTCGACCTTCTTCACCGCCCAGACGCCCGGCCCCCACCTCGAGCTGCTCAATACCCTGGACTACGGCCGGGTGTACTGGCAGGCCAAAACCAACGACGGCGGCACGCCCAACTTGCCCTACTACACCTTCCAGACCCACCAGGGCCCCAACGGCCAGCCGGTGCTCGACGGGGTGGGTACCACCGAGTTTATCGACGCCGACAAAACCATGCGGGCCGCCGATACCGACTGGTTCAAGGAAACCCAGCAGAACGCCCTGATTCAGAGCTATAACCTGGACGTGAGCAGCGGTGGGGAGCGGGGCGGGGCCTTGTTTTCGGTGAACTACTACCAGAACTCGGGCACGCTCAAGTACTCGGGCTTCGATAGGATGACGGCCCGCCTCAACTCGGACTACAACTTCCTGGACGGGCGGCTTAAAGTCGGCGAAAACCTGACCTTGGTCAAGTCCCAGCGGGCCGAGTTTGACCTGAATCTGGTGCGCGACCGGACCACCCAGCTGCCCAGCATTGTGCCGGTGCATACCGTGGATGGCGTGGGCTGGGGCGGGCCGGTGTCGGGCATGAGCGACCGGGACAACCCGCTGCGCCTGCTGGCCGACAACGAGCAGAACCGCTCCACCACCGGCCGGGCCTTTGGCAACTTTTTCGCCGACGCCGAAATTATCAAGGGGCTGCACCTGCGCAGCAGCTTCGGCATCGACTACAGCATCTACAAGTTCCGGCAGATCTACAAGACCTACAAGGCCGGCTTTTTGTCGGAGCAGAACAACCGGGTAACCAACAACGAGCGGTTCTGGGGCAACTGGGTGTGGCAGAACACGCTGAACTACACCGTGCTGCTGGGCGCCAAGCACCAGCTCGACTTCCTGGCCGGGGCCGAGCGCATCAGCTACTACGACGAGAGCAGCTACGCCTCGCGCACCAACTTCGCCAGTGAGGACCCCGACTACGCCTACCTCGACGCCGGGGCCGCCAACAAGGACAACGGCGGCGGGGCCACGGCCTACCGCCTGGCGTCGAGCTTCGGCAAAATCAACTACTCCTTTGCCGATAAGTACCTGCTCTCGGCCACCTTGCGGCGCGACGGATCCTCCCGCTTCGGGCAGGACAAGCGGTTCGGGGTGTTTCCGGCCGTGTCGGCGGGCTGGCGCCTGAGCGAAGAAACCTTCGTAAAAAACCAGGCCGCCTTCTTCTCCGACTTGAAGCTGCGGGCCGGCTGGGGCCAGACCGGCAACCAGGATATTGCCAACTTCGCCTCCCGGGGCCTGTACCAGAGCCTGCTGGGCACCTTCGACCCCAACTTCGACTACGACCACGGCACGGCCTACGATATCTACGGCAACGACACCAACCTGCCCTCGGGCTACCGCCGCTTCCAGCGCGCCAACCCCGGCCTGAAGTGGGAAACCACGACCCAAACCAACGTCGGCGTGGACTTCGGCCTGCTCGAAAACCGCCTGAGCGGCACCGTGGATTACTTCGTCAAGAACAGCAAGGACATTCTGGTAAACCTGCCGTTTCTGGCGGTAGTGGGGGAGGGCGGCGACCAGTTCGTCAACGGGGCCTCCATCCAGAACCGGGGCTGGGAATTCCTGCTCGGCTACCAGAATGAGCTTACTAACGGGCTGACCTACAGCGTCACCGGCAACCTGTCGACCTACCGCAACGAGCTGACCTTCCTGCCCACCGAGGTTATCAACGCCTACGGGGGCAACGGCCAGGACGTCACCCGCCTGGGCCACTCCATCAGCGCCGTGTACGGCTACGTGGCCGACGGGCTCTACCAGAACACGGCTGATGTAGCCAACGGCCCGACCCAGGTGGGCGCCGCGCCCGGCCGCATCCGCTACAAGGACCTGAACAACGACGGCAAAGTCGACAACTTCGACCAGACCTGGCTAACCGAACGGGTGCCCGACTTCAGCTACGGCCTCAACCTGGGCACCGGCTTCCGGGGCTTCGATCTGCAGATTTTCCTGCAGGGCGTGCAGGGATTGTACGCCTACAACGACGCCAAATTCCGCACCGACTTCGCCTCCATTGCCTCCAACGAAAACTGGGGTGCCCGCCTGCTCGACGCCTGGACGCCGGCCAATTCCGGCTCCACGATTCCGGCCGCCACGCTGATCAACAACAACAACGAAGGCCGGTCTTCGACTTACTTCATCGAAAACGCCTCCTACCTCAAGCTGCGCAACATTCAGCTGGGCTACTCCCTGCCCGCCGTGCTGACCAGCAAGATTAAGCTGCAAGGTGTGCGGGTGTACGTGCAGGGCCAGAACCTCTTCACCCTCAAGAGCCAGGAGTTTACCGGCGCCGACCCCGAGGTAACCAATTACCAGTATCCACTGCCCCGGGTGTTTACCACCGGCCTGAACGTTTCTTTCTAA